The genomic segment CCACCCAGAAACAAGATGATGATCGAGATGACGATCGCCAACGCGGGTCGGTGCAGGAATTGTGAGAACATAGTTGTGAGCGGCTCTGGTTGGATTCTGGATGTCAGTATGGCAGTGTAAGTGCTATTCCGCGTGGTATTTCAAATTTGAAACAACCTGCTCGGCTTGACGATCCTCATACTCCACTTTGTCGCCGTCGCGAATCTGTCGAATCCCCTCAAGCACAATCTTGTCCTCGACGCCAAGTCCCTTCTTGATGACGAAAATGTCATCCAATTCATTTCCCGTTTCGATCTCGCGCTGGTGCGCGACATCGTCTTTGTCGACAACGTAGACATATCGCTTGCTGAGCACCTCGAAGACCGCACGTTGTGGAATCACGATCGAGTCGTCTTGCACGCGACTGATCAAAATTGTGCCCGTCTGGCCATGACGCAGCAGGCGATCCGGGTTCGGGAAGTCTGCACGGAATTTGATATTCCCTGTTTCGTTGTTGAAGTCGGCCTCGATCGCGCCGATCTTGCCAACCTGCTCGAAGATGGTGTGGTTTGCCAACATCAGTTGGATTTTCAATTCATCCTTATGCTGCTTCAATTCGGTCATGTACTCGAGGTACTCTTTTTCGGGGACATTGAAGTACACCCACATCACGCTGTTGTCTGACAAAGTCGTGAGAATCTCACCTTCTTGAACCAGGCTGCCCTGCTGATGCAGCAGTCGATCGACAATGCCGTCAAACGGGGCTTTGACTGTTGCAAAGTCCAATTCGGCCTTCGCCAATTGTGCCTTGGCATCGGCCTTTGCCATCTTGGCCTGCACCAGCAAGACTTCATTCTGAGAGACCACATTCTGCTGATGCAGCTTCTGCGTGTACTGGTATTCGAGTTGCGCGAGCTTTGCCTCGGCACTCTCTGCCTCAAACTTTGACTGGTACAGAATAGGTCTGACGGTGAACAGCAGATCGTCCACCTTAACCGTCTGTCCCTCTTTGACAGGGATCGCCTCAAGATAACCCATCTCCAAGGCTCGTACCTTGATATGACGCTGCGAGTGAATTTGGCAGACGTATTGCTGGGTCACCGTCACGGGCTTGGACTGTGGATTGGTGGCCACGATCTTATGCGCCTCGTGGTGATGTTCCTCTCTGTGCGTGTTGCATGCAGGCAGGGTGAATGAAATCAGCGCCAGGCTGATTGTGAGGAGAGATGAGTGTTTCATGCGGTTTTTGCTCAATTGTTCGGAAGGTCGAAGCATGGGTTAGCTGGCAGAGATCGATGAGCCACATCTCAAGAAGCACAAGATTGACAATGACGTTTGCATTGAACCACAAGTGGGTCTGGATTATGCCCGCAATCTCACTTCAAGGTGTGTGGGCGACATTGTCTTTATCTGTCACGGAACGTCACAGACTCGGTGTCTATGCGTTAAACGACAATGTCGTAAGTGACAGAGTGCCGCAACTTTGATACCTTTGCTGAATTGCAAGGTTTGCCAAGCTG from the Schlesneria paludicola DSM 18645 genome contains:
- a CDS encoding efflux RND transporter periplasmic adaptor subunit, producing MKHSSLLTISLALISFTLPACNTHREEHHHEAHKIVATNPQSKPVTVTQQYVCQIHSQRHIKVRALEMGYLEAIPVKEGQTVKVDDLLFTVRPILYQSKFEAESAEAKLAQLEYQYTQKLHQQNVVSQNEVLLVQAKMAKADAKAQLAKAELDFATVKAPFDGIVDRLLHQQGSLVQEGEILTTLSDNSVMWVYFNVPEKEYLEYMTELKQHKDELKIQLMLANHTIFEQVGKIGAIEADFNNETGNIKFRADFPNPDRLLRHGQTGTILISRVQDDSIVIPQRAVFEVLSKRYVYVVDKDDVAHQREIETGNELDDIFVIKKGLGVEDKIVLEGIRQIRDGDKVEYEDRQAEQVVSNLKYHAE